From the genome of Pseudanabaena sp. PCC 7367:
AGATGATCGCCAGCAAGGATATGAGATCGCAAGTGGAGGTAGGCGTCAACTAGAAAAAAAGAGATCAAAACGGGAAAAAAGAAAGACACTAAAGACGTTCAAACAGGAAAGTGGAACGTCAGCAGTGTCAGGTCAATATATAAAACAATATCAAGTGCAAGTGTACAAGAAAGCACGAGAGGTCGGCTGCAATCAAAATGAGTCAGCCGAGATTGCCGGCATATCAGTCCGTAGCGGCAGCCGTATTGAGCAAGGCAAACACCAGCCCAAGAGTAAAGGTGAGCGAGATTGGCGCACCCGCCGAGATCCGCTATCAGGAGTGTGGGAGGAAGAGCTAGAGCCAATGCTTCGACGTGAGCCTCGTCTAGAGGCGATGACATTGTATGAATATCTAGCCGAGCATTATCCAGGCCAATATGAGCAACAATTGCGTACCTTACAAAGGCGAGTGCAGGTATGGAAAAGTATCCATGGCAAACCGCAGGAGGTAATGTTTGAGATCCGCCATCAGCCCGGCGAAATGGGTCTATCAGATTTTACCGAGCTCAAACAGGTGGAAGTTACCATCAAAGGGAAACAATATGAGCACCTGCTGTACCACTACCGTCTGGCCTACAGTGGCTGGCAATATGTGCAGGTAATCGAGGGTGGCGAGAGCTTTATCGGCTTGTCTGAAGGATTACAGAATGCGCTGCATGCCTGTGGTGGTGTACCAAAGCAGCATCGCACCGATAATTTGAGTGCTGCCTATCGGAATATGGCGGGCAAACGGCATAAACCACTAACCCAATTCTATGCCGAGCTATGTGAACACTATGGCATGAGTCCAAGTCGCAATAACCCAGGCGTGGCTCATGAAAATGGCTCCATCGAATCTCCCCATGGACATTTCAAGCGCCGGTTGCGCCAAGCTCTGTATTTGCGTGGCAGCTTTGAGTTTGAGTCAGTGAGTGCATATCAAGAATTTATCGAGCAGGTGGTTGCCAAGCTCAATTGTAAATGCAGCGCCAAGTTTGCCGAGGAAAAAGTAACCCTACAACCACTACCGAGATATCGCTGTGCCGATTACGAAGAATTGACGGTGCGGGTGACCTGCCACAGCACCATTTCGGTGCGCTGCATTCTTTACACGGTGCCATCAAGACTGATTGGCAGGCAGCTGAATATTCATATCTATCACAACCGCCTGGTCGGTTATTTGGGGCAGCAACAAGTGGTGGAACTACCCCGTTTGCGAGTACATGGGTCAGCCAAAATCCGCCGTGCTCGCTGTATTAACTACCGCCATGTAATTGATAGCCTCAGGCGTAAACCCCGTGCCTTTATTTACTGCACCTGGCAGCAAGACCTATTGCCTAATCAACAATGGCGGCAGCTGTGGCAGAGGTTACAGGCTGATTTTGAAATCGATAATGCAGCGCGCATCATGGTTGAAGCCCTCTATATTGCTGCCAAGCACGATAGAGAAACTACAGTGGCCGACTATCTTGAAACCCAACTGCAGCAGGGCACTCTCAGCCTGAAGGCTCTACAGCAACAGTTCCTACTACCCCAGCAGCAATTGAGCGTACCTCAACTAAACGTACAACAACATTCGCTTTCAGCCTATGACCAACTCCTCGAAACCAAACCCGAACAATACTCTGAGCCTGATACTCAAACAGCTACGACTCTCGCACATGCTCCAACATTGGCAGACTATCGAGCAGAAGGCCACCCAACAGCATTGGGCTTACGACCGGTTCTTGCTCGCTCTGTGCGAATTGGAACTGGATTATCGCCAACAGAATCGGATCAAACGAGCTCTCGCTGAGGCTAAATTACCTACTGGTAAAAGCTTTACCTCTTTCGATTTTGAACATTGCCCTAGTTTCAAATCAGCGCCACTGATCCAACTGGCACAAGATACGGCCTGGTTGGATAGGGCCGAAAACTGCTTGCTATTTGGACCTTCCGGGGTCGGTAAAACTCATCTTGCTGCTGCGCTCGGGCGCTCGATGATTGAAATGGGCAAACGGGTTAAGTTCTTCTCGGCCTATGCTTTGCTACAACATCTACAGCAAGCCAAACTACAACTTCAGCTTGCCTCTATCCTTGCCAAACTTGACCGCTTTGATTTACTCATTATTGATGATCTTGGCTATGTCAAAAAATCTGAGGCTGAAACTTCCGTCCTGTTTGAGCTGATTGCTCATCGTTATGAACGCAAAAGCCTCATCATTACTGCTAATCAGCCTTTCTCGCAATGGGATCACATCTTTGCCGATGACATGATGACTGTTGCTGCCGTTGACCGCCTCATTCATCATGCTCTCATTGTTGAAATTCATGCTGATAGTTTCCGTAAACGCAACGCTGTTGAGCGCTCGCAAAAATAATAATCGCTATCAATCCGAATCTTACTGCTCCTTGAGGTTCAACATATGCAGTTCCTTTCAGCTTAGTTTTAGTTGTCATTTGCACACGTCATTTACATCCGCTATTTGCCAAGTAATTGACGCCGTCGAAATTGGTAATTGACATTTAACAGATGGGGGACTCCAGAAAAAGGCTCAAAGAGTTTCCTAAGGATGTTCAGGTCACCATGGGCGGTGCATTGATGATTGCCCAGTATGGGGGCATGGCTGATAATGTTAAGCCACTCAAAGGTTTTGGCAGTGGTGTATTTGAGATTGTCGATCGCTATGACAAAAATGCTTATCGGTTGGTCTATGCCGTCCAAATTGGTGAGCAGATATATGTTTTACATGCTTTTCAGAAAAAGTCAAAGCAAGGCATATCAACGCCAAAAGCAGATTTGGATCTGATTAAACGCCGTTACAAGGATGCACAGGAGGCCGCAAAACATGACCGTTGATTATGAAACCAGCAGTGGCAATGTTTTTGCCGATCTTGGCCTCGATAATGCCGATGAGTTGTTCATCCGTGCTCAGCTTGGAATTCAGGTGTTTAAAATTATCCGCGAGCGTAATCTCACCCAGAAAGATGCTGCAGAGCTCCTGGGCATTAAACAGCCTGAGGTTTCAGCA
Proteins encoded in this window:
- the istA gene encoding IS21 family transposase, which translates into the protein MSGQYIKQYQVQVYKKAREVGCNQNESAEIAGISVRSGSRIEQGKHQPKSKGERDWRTRRDPLSGVWEEELEPMLRREPRLEAMTLYEYLAEHYPGQYEQQLRTLQRRVQVWKSIHGKPQEVMFEIRHQPGEMGLSDFTELKQVEVTIKGKQYEHLLYHYRLAYSGWQYVQVIEGGESFIGLSEGLQNALHACGGVPKQHRTDNLSAAYRNMAGKRHKPLTQFYAELCEHYGMSPSRNNPGVAHENGSIESPHGHFKRRLRQALYLRGSFEFESVSAYQEFIEQVVAKLNCKCSAKFAEEKVTLQPLPRYRCADYEELTVRVTCHSTISVRCILYTVPSRLIGRQLNIHIYHNRLVGYLGQQQVVELPRLRVHGSAKIRRARCINYRHVIDSLRRKPRAFIYCTWQQDLLPNQQWRQLWQRLQADFEIDNAARIMVEALYIAAKHDRETTVADYLETQLQQGTLSLKALQQQFLLPQQQLSVPQLNVQQHSLSAYDQLLETKPEQYSEPDTQTATTLAHAPTLADYRAEGHPTALGLRPVLARSVRIGTGLSPTESDQTSSR
- the istB gene encoding IS21-like element helper ATPase IstB; translated protein: MEQKATQQHWAYDRFLLALCELELDYRQQNRIKRALAEAKLPTGKSFTSFDFEHCPSFKSAPLIQLAQDTAWLDRAENCLLFGPSGVGKTHLAAALGRSMIEMGKRVKFFSAYALLQHLQQAKLQLQLASILAKLDRFDLLIIDDLGYVKKSEAETSVLFELIAHRYERKSLIITANQPFSQWDHIFADDMMTVAAVDRLIHHALIVEIHADSFRKRNAVERSQK
- a CDS encoding type II toxin-antitoxin system RelE/ParE family toxin; translation: MGDSRKRLKEFPKDVQVTMGGALMIAQYGGMADNVKPLKGFGSGVFEIVDRYDKNAYRLVYAVQIGEQIYVLHAFQKKSKQGISTPKADLDLIKRRYKDAQEAAKHDR
- a CDS encoding helix-turn-helix domain-containing protein; protein product: MTVDYETSSGNVFADLGLDNADELFIRAQLGIQVFKIIRERNLTQKDAAELLGIKQPEVSAIMCGKFDRFSQERLIGFLNRLEQKVVIQVSPHLEGEPYQHVAIS